The following DNA comes from Candidatus Ozemobacteraceae bacterium.
GGCCCCGGAACCGGCGGCTGGTCGCATCGACAGGCTCCAGGGGGAGAAGATAGGGCGTGGTGGCGGTTCGTTGCGCGAAGGCCTCGAGAATCCGGTGATCGGGCGGCACGACCGCCGCGCCCGATGCGGCGACTTCGATCCAGAAGCTCGGCCCGTTCACGATGTCGCCCGGCAGGGGAGTGGTGAAGCCGGCGTCGGTATAGATCGTGATTCCCTGAGTTCCGGCAGAGATGAACGAGTAGGTCGGCACCTGCAGGGATTGGCCGAGGAGATCCTGCAGGATCGGAAAAACCACTTCGACGAGCGAGCCGGGCAGGAAGATCGTTTCGGGCTGCCACTGGAGGGTGCGGGAAGACGCGCCCGGCGTGACGAGAAGCGCCCGTGCCGGAGCGCCGTTCACCGTCAGCGCGAGCTGTCCGGCCGTCGGGAGGTCGATCGCCTTCGAGAACGAGGCGGAAATGACCGACGCCTCGTGGGCCGTGCGCGAGCCGGACGCCGGTTGGACGCCGGACAGCGTCGGCAGTTCCGCCACCAGGAAGGGGATGGACGGGCGCGGCCCCAGTTCGAGCGTCGCGGTCGCGCGACTGCCGCGTGCGAAGGGGATGACGCCGCTTCCCTGGAAGCGACCGGGTGCCGTGGCGATTTCGCTCAGAACGACCGAGACGGCGCCCGTCGCTCCGGAGATGCTCACCAGCCGCGTTTCCGGATTATACCCCAGGAGATCGGCCGCAGACGCCGTAATCGCGACCGGGCCCGGCAACGCCTCCCCGAGCGGCGAGACGGCCGTTCCCGCCCTGCTGCCGGTGCCGCTGTACAGCTCGAACGTCGCCCCCGTTGTCCCGCGGTTCGTGAATGCGATGTCGGAGGTGACCGGCACGCCGTCGGTGTCGCACAGAGGCGGTCGGAGACCAATGATGTGTGCGGTGCCGGTCGCCCAGCGCAGGGACGGCGCAATCGAAAGATCGTTGCCCGTGAGGTCGAGGGCGGCTGAGAAGGGAACGCCGGCGCCGGCGAGCGTTTTCACCGTGATTCCGCCTGAGGCGATGCAGCCGGGATCGAGACGCTTGTCGAAAGAGAGAATGAAGGTCTGGTCGAGCCACACGCCGGTGCTGCCAGAAGCCGGCGAGACGCCCGTGATGCGCGGCCGGTAAAAGACCGGAAGGCTCAGCTGGAATGCGGCGTCGGCCTGGGAGCGGATCTTGACCGTTGCGCCTTCCCCGGCGGCTGTAGGCAGCACGCGCCTGAAAATGCCCGTGTTGGGCCCCGTCTCTTCGAGCAGGACGACCTCCGTGGCGATGAACGAGCCGTCCGACGCGTCGATGCGGACCCGTGTCGAGTCGATCGTCGAGAACGAAACGTCTTCGGCGCGGACCTCGAGATACAGCGCGTCTCCGGGAATGACGCCGTGCCATGGGGTCGCAAAAGCCGCATCCCGGTAGTGCCTGAGCGAACTGACGACGGAAGGCGGCTCCGGCGGGGGTTGCGAGCGGAAGTTCGTGACGTAATCGCTGCCGAGCACCTGTCCGAACGCATCCGCGATGGTGCCCTTCACGACGAGGCGGTAATCTGTCAGAAGATTCAGGAACTCGGTCGGAATGAACTCGACGGCCTTCCTGTCACTCGAAATATTGATCGTGCCTACGACAGGGACCGCCCCGGGCATCAGGAGCAGTTGAAAATTCGCCGTCGTGAGAGGTGTCGCCGGCGAAAGCGGTTGCGAGAATCGCCACGTCGGCCACGAGTCGGCCGGCACGGCGACGGCCCCGTCCGCCGGCGAGACTTGGGTGACGAAAAACCGCTGCCGGATCGAGAGGGTGCGCGACAGACCCGGTGCGATCGGCAGGGAGACCGTCAGCGTGGCGCCGGGCGAGTTCGGAACGGCGAAACTCCCTCGGAAATCGCCGCCGGTGACTTCCGTGACGGTGAAGGCGGATGTTGCGGCTGTATCGGAGTAGGCGACGGAAAGCGATTCGAGGCTTCTGGTGCGGGCATCGGTGCCGGAAAGCCTTACCCTGACAGTCGCTCCAGGATCGACGACGGTGCCGTCGGCGAGCAGCTGGGTGAAACCGGCGTCTGCATACAGGTTCAACGGCCCGTACGACGGCGAGAGCGTCGAATACCCGGCTGCGAGGGCGGAGAGGCTCAGCCCGTCGGTATCCCTCACGGAAGGCGTGACTTCGAGGAGAACGTCGGAAAAGGTCGCAAGGTCGGCTTCGATCGCGATCGTTTGGGAGGCGGCGAGTGATATGCTCGCGATCAGATATCCCCGGGAGTCGGCGAGCCGTATTGCGCCCGGAACCAGCGTTGAGGCATCGACAGGCTTGCTCGTCTGAACCCGGAATATCGTGTCGAAGGCGAGATTCGGTGTCCCGGACGCGGGGAACAGCCCGGTGATCTGCGGCGGGACGGGGGTGCGGAACTGTCGCAGGAACGTGGGATCGGTGATGGATTCGACGGTCAGCACGGCGCCGTATTCCGGGGGGGCGGCGATGGAACCCTGGAAAACGCCGGAATTCTGGGTTGTCTCGACGAGGGAGGCGGTGATGCTTGCCGGGTTCAGGCTCGAGGACAGCCTGATGCCCGTCGCGTCGAACGTCGTGGGAGAACCGTCGACCGCGGTGACCCTGACGAACAGCTCCTGGCCCGGAAGAACCGCGCTTCCCGAGGTGATCGCCGCGGTATACGCCGGATCGGAAAAGACCGTGAGTCCCAGGATCGTGGAGGGCGGAACGGTGCTCGCCTGGGTGCGGAATCCGAACGAGAGCGTCCCGACGAAGGGATTTCCGACCGTGTCGCGAAGCCCGGCGACGCTTACCGTGTGGTCGGTGTTGTAGGCGAGCTGGGCCGTCGGCCTGATCGTGATGCGCCGCGAGTCCGTCGCGTAAGCCAGAACCGTCGGGAGAGGCGTGGCGCCCGCCCTGAGCGTGACGTTCGCGGCGGAGACGGTCGAGGGATCGAGGTCCTCGCTTGCCTGCAGGGTGATGTCGGTCGAGACCGAGACGCCGATCGAGCCCGAGGCGGGAAAAACGATCGATAGTTTTGGATATGTAACAACCAGCGAGGCGCTCGCGGCCGGGGTGACGGTCGAGGCGGCGACGAGCCGGAAATTGTCCGCCAGCCCGCTTACGGCGAAACTGCCGCGATAGACTCCGGTCGAGGCGCCCGTTTCCACGAGAGTTGCGACGGCTCCCGTCGAGAGCGATGCCGTCTCGGCGTCGACCGTCAGGTCCGAGCCGTCCTGTCCGCGCATCTCCAGATACAGCGTGCCGGTGGCGGCGCAGTCGGCATCCGTCGCGAGTCGGGCGAAGGGAGCGTAGGTCGCGTCGGGAAAGAACCCGACCGAACCGATCGAAAGCGGCTTCGTTTGGGCGGCCTGCGTCGTAAAGGTGAACGCGAAGCCCCGGTAGATCGGATTGCCGGTGGTTCCCCGCAGGCCGGTCGAGGAATACTCAGCCTGCACTCTGTAGATGGCAGCGGGGGAAAGGGGGGCGGCGGGAGTGATGGTCACGAGTCGACCGTCGCCGCTCACGGTCCGGTTCGCGGCGACGGTGCCCGACGGCCCCGTGAACTGGAGCGACGCCGTTCCCACCGTGGCCGGATCGAGTGCCGCCGAGAAGGCCACGGGAATCGCCGCGTCGAGCCGGACGTTCGTCGCCCCGCTGGCGGCCGAACTTCCGGAAAGCGTCATGATCGTCGTCTGGGCCGGGACCCAGGCGGGGAACTCGACGGTCAGGGTTGCGCCCATGCCCGTCCCGACCGAAGGCTCCCAGCTGAGCGTGGCGACGGGTTCCGGAGGAAGCGTGCCGGAAAAAGTGAAAATAGGTATATTTGATAATGTATAATTACCAAAATAAAGTCCGCCCGAGTCGGATGCGGATTCCGTCATGGGAATCGTAATGGTCGGGCCCCATGAGGCGCGGAGGGTCGCGTCGAACAGATCGCGCGTCTGCGTGGCGCCGTCGGTTCCCGTGAACTTCAGATACACGGCGGCCGTCGCAGAAACCCGCTCCGAGGCGGAAAACGCGTCGAGATGCGTCGGGTCACGGAACAGCACGAACGAGCCGGCGGACGTGGGCGGCGTCGTCGCCGGCTGGGTCCGGAAGGTTGCGCTGAAGGTCGCCGGCGTGTTCGAGAACGCGTTCCCCGCAAGGTCTTTCACGCCGGCGCCGATTTCGACCGTATAGGAGGCGTCGGTGCGCAGGACGCCTCCGGGCGCGTCATCCGGATCGATCGTGATGACCGGACCGTTCAGGCTCACGCTGTAGCTCGCCGGGCCGTCGGTGCGGAGGAGTCGGACGGATGCGACGGTAACGCTCGGCGTCGCGACTGGTTCTGAAAGGGTGAGTATAATATTTTTATCTATTGTGACGCCGGTGCTGCCCGATGCAGGATACATCGAGACGAGCGTCGGCGGCGTGACGTCGGTGGTCGTGAACGTGTAGGAAAGCGTCGCGACCTGAGGATTGCCGGCAAGATCCCTGACCATGCCGCACTCGACGGTATGCAGGGCGCTTCCGGCCATGGCCGCGACGGGAGTCAGGGTGATAATGCGGGTCGCAGCGTCCCATGAGCGATTGACGGCTACGGGAGCCCCGCCCTGGAGCAGACGGACGGTCGTCGCATCGATCGAAGCCTGATCGAGGAGTTCGCTGGCCTGGATCGTGATCGAAGACGTCGTCGGCACGGCCGTCGCGCCCGATGCCGGCGAAACCGGGGTCGTCACCGGGAATGTGACGGTGAGCGTCAGGGAGGCCGTCGGCGAGGCCGTCTGGAAAACAAGGGTATGAGGCTGCCCGTAGGAAACCGACGTCGTGACAGCCGGCGTCAGGAACGTCTCGGTCGCGGCGACGGGTTGCGAGAAGGGCAGGGTGCTGACCGTGACGCCGTCGAGCAGGAAGGTCGCCGTCGCCAGATCGATCGTATTGAACGCCGGATCACGTGCCCGAAGCCGCAGATACAGCGTCGTCGTCGCGTTGATCTCGCTCCCGGGAATGATCTGGACCGTCCTGGCCGCATCGCTGAACGCCTCGATGGCCAGCACCTCGCTGGCCAGCACCCCCGAATTGACCGTCTGTGTCCGAAGCGTATAGGTCGCGGCCTCCCAGAGTTGGGTGCCGTTCGCCGCCAGAACGTCGCTCGCGATTTGTATGTAGTATGTGGTATTGAACTGAAGATCCTCGCCCGTCTCGACGGTGACCGAGCGGGAATCGGCTGTCTGGTAAACGAGGGAGACCGGCGCGCTGGCCGGTCCGAACATCCGTATCTGCTTCCCGTCCGTGTTCCCGACCCAGCTCGAAAAGGACGCCGTCATCATGTCGCCCGTGAAAGCGAGCCTGATCTGAGCTCCGGAACTGGCGATGATACGCAGGTCGGAACTGGTGAAGGGAATGACTCCGCCCGCCGCATTCGCCGCTTCCGCAGTGCAGGAAGCCGTCAGGGGTTCGGGGAAAAACGCCGTGACCGTCACTTTCGTGTTGGGAAACGGCGGTCCCTGGAGATGCAGGACTTTCTCGGCCGCATCCCAGGCGCACTCCGTCGGATAGACGAGAGGCCTGCGCCAGAGTTCAAAGCTCGAATAATCCTGCTTCCGGATGATCAGTCCGGCGTTGGTCTCCCCCTGGCGCTCGTAAGAGAAAAGCGACGTCAGCCCGGGAGTGACGGCCGTGTTCGTCACCGCCGATGTGCTGGTGAACAGAGACGCGTCGCGAAGAAACGTTCCGCCGGACTCGATTCCGATGAACGCTGTCTCGAAATTCGAAAACCCCTCGACATCATTTCCGACGCTGCTCCAGGTGGAGCCGATGACGGGGGCGGCGATTTCGGTAATCACGCCGCCGGTATAACGAAAATACTTCGTTTTTGCTGTTGTGCCCGAGATATATGACAGGACGATTACCCCGGTGCGGGGATTTTGCGCGATCGAGACGCAGTCGGAGTTGATGTCCCCCGTATCGACCGTCGTACTCGTCACGATCGAGAGATTGTCCTCGCGGCAGATGAAGAAAACCGCCTGCGTCGCGGGCGATCCGGAATTGTTGTCCGGAATGACCGTTCCCCCAGAATCCCGTCGGCATATGTCCCGATGCGGCAGGCTGAAACGCCGTATTCCACTTCGAGTCCTGTGAATAAGGGGGCGGCTGTTGGCGTCGGGGATGTTCCCGTGATTTTTACATGGTACAAATTTGAAGGTGTTCCGGGATTCCAGAACAGCTGAACGCCTCCGAGGGTTGGGACCATTCCATAAGAATAAGAAGGCTTGAAGCTTGTCGATGTTGCCACGACGCTTGCGGCTGGTGTGTCGGGAAACGTTTGATCCGAAGTGTAGGTATAGACAGTCAGTCCGCCCATGAAATCCGATTCGGAATACACGAAAGTTCCCGTCGCGAAGGTTGAGTTGTTGGAAACCTGGATCTGACCAGCCTGAAAGACGGTCGGAAATTTCATGGCCGTTTTTACCTGTATCCAGGGAGCAACGCTGTAATTGTCCTGCCATGCCGGGTATCCGCCGGGCGGCGGCTGGGCGATGACGGTCGATGTGGAAAGATTCCCGTTCGCATTGAAGCACGCCGTGTCGATGTACACCCGGCGGGTGTCGAATGGCGGCACATTGAAGGAAAAGGTGGCGCCAAACGTCGTATCAGCAGTCGCCTCGAGGGGTACAGGACCCATTGCGGAAAGGGGGGCTGGGAAGAAAATCCCCAGGGAAAAAAGGATAAGGGAAAAAATCCCTAGCCTGAAGGATGTGCGGAAAACGAACAAATCGTGTAGAATGAGTGGTAGAGCGGGGAAAAGCCGGAAAACAGACATGATCCCGCGCGGGTACGAAGGTTGCATGTAAATCTTGTGAGAAATAGTCTCGGCCGTTGTCGATCGGTCGGAGGAGAAATGAGTATGAAGACAACTATCAACAAGATCGTAGTGATGGCCTTGATGGCCCTCATTCCTCTGTTGGCCGGGTGTCTGGGGAGCGGGGGATTCAACCCCGTGGCCGACAATTCGCTTTCCGACCAGGTGAACGCCTCGCTTACCGCCGAGTCGGACGACCTTGTTTCCGGTCAGGTGCTTGGCGCGCGCGCACGACCACAGACCCTCGGAAAGAGCCGCTGGTCGTATGCTGAACCGCCGTTTGTCGTCGTTCACAAAGTTAAAAATGGCAATGGCGGCCCCGGCAGTCTGAAAGTTCGTGTTCTCCCCGCCGCGAGTGCGGATAATATCTTTATAACTCTTGATTCCATGAAGGTCAAGCCAAGGGAGGGCGCTCCCAGGGGGATCTCCATCATTTCCGACGAGATAGATCTGAAGAATCCGACCGCCCTCGCCGAGATACTGGCGGGATCCCAACTCCCCAATGGCGTCTATAATTACATGGAATTCCGCATCAAGAGCGGCAGGGTCGTCGTTGGCGGCGTATCGTTCCCCCTCAAGATTCCCAGCAACCGTGTTCGCTTCTTCGGTTCCTTCGAGATCAAGGATAATTTCACCACGGACGTTTCGATCCGCTTCTTCAACAAGCTCTCACTCAAGGTCAAGCAGATGGGCAAGCAGAAGGTCACCGAGTATCTGCTCAACCCGATCGTGAAGATCAGCTCGACCCTGACCCAGAAGGTTGTTGCTGCCCCTGACGGCGACGTGAAGGGGGTGGTTCTCGACTACGTAAAGAAAACCCCCATCTCCGGCGTTGCGGTGAGCATCGAAGGCACCTCGTTCAGCGGGCTCACGGACGCGAACGGCGTGTTTTCCTTCGTGAAGGTTCCGAACGGCACCTACAATGTGAAACTGTCGCACGCCGACTATCTCGATAAATCCTCGTCGGTCGTCGTGAAGGGCGGCGAGATCGCCGACATCAGTTGTGAAATGAACCCGGCCGTCATCCGCAGTTCGGTCGGCAACACCGGCTGGTTCTCCCAGTTCTTCCCCTATGCCGACGCGAATGGCGCCTACGCGGAAATGGCCCTCGAAACTCCGGTTGCCATCGACTTCGTCAGCCTGGCATTCGTGAAGGCGGAAATGGTGTTCGATGCCGAGTTCCGGTTCGGTGGCGGCGCCCGCATGAGCGCCTTCGTCAGTTCGTCGCAGCAGGTTCAGGTGATCAAGAACCTCGGCGGCTGGTGGGTTGGCAACAACGCCCTCCTGGGTTCGGCCCTTGGCTACTTCACCGCGACCCAGCCCTCGACCCACTACACCGTGAACGTCACCGACTTCGTCCGCGCCAACCCTAGCGCCGCCTACTTCTTCGCGGCCCGCAACGAGGCGGCCCTCGATATCCGCATGCAGAACGTCCAGCTCTCGATCTACTATCGCTGATCAATGAAAAGTCCATAACATCCCAATCGTTAAACCCCGGCGTAAGCCGGGGTTTCTTGTTACGGACGATCTGCTGAAGCGCGCGATCAGCCGGCGAGGCGCATGGCGAACAGCGCCAGCCCGGCGAGGCCGAGCAGGAGGCTGACGATCGTGAACCGGGCCACGACTTTCTGTTCGGCCCAGCCGCACAGCTCGAAATGGTGGTGAATCGGGCTCATGCGGAACACCCGCTTCCCGCCCGTGTATTTGAAATACGAGACCTGGATGATCACCGACAGCGCCTCTGCCACATACACGCCGCCGATGAGCGCGAGAAACACCTCCGTG
Coding sequences within:
- a CDS encoding Ig-like domain-containing protein — protein: MTSTTVDTGDINSDCVSIAQNPRTGVIVLSYISGTTAKTKYFRYTGGVITEIAAPVIGSTWSSVGNDVEGFSNFETAFIGIESGGTFLRDASLFTSTSAVTNTAVTPGLTSLFSYERQGETNAGLIIRKQDYSSFELWRRPLVYPTECAWDAAEKVLHLQGPPFPNTKVTVTAFFPEPLTASCTAEAANAAGGVIPFTSSDLRIIASSGAQIRLAFTGDMMTASFSSWVGNTDGKQIRMFGPASAPVSLVYQTADSRSVTVETGEDLQFNTTYYIQIASDVLAANGTQLWEAATYTLRTQTVNSGVLASEVLAIEAFSDAARTVQIIPGSEINATTTLYLRLRARDPAFNTIDLATATFLLDGVTVSTLPFSQPVAATETFLTPAVTTSVSYGQPHTLVFQTASPTASLTLTVTFPVTTPVSPASGATAVPTTSSITIQASELLDQASIDATTVRLLQGGAPVAVNRSWDAATRIITLTPVAAMAGSALHTVECGMVRDLAGNPQVATLSYTFTTTDVTPPTLVSMYPASGSTGVTIDKNIILTLSEPVATPSVTVASVRLLRTDGPASYSVSLNGPVITIDPDDAPGGVLRTDASYTVEIGAGVKDLAGNAFSNTPATFSATFRTQPATTPPTSAGSFVLFRDPTHLDAFSASERVSATAAVYLKFTGTDGATQTRDLFDATLRASWGPTITIPMTESASDSGGLYFGNYTLSNIPIFTFSGTLPPEPVATLSWEPSVGTGMGATLTVEFPAWVPAQTTIMTLSGSSAASGATNVRLDAAIPVAFSAALDPATVGTASLQFTGPSGTVAANRTVSGDGRLVTITPAAPLSPAAIYRVQAEYSSTGLRGTTGNPIYRGFAFTFTTQAAQTKPLSIGSVGFFPDATYAPFARLATDADCAATGTLYLEMRGQDGSDLTVDAETASLSTGAVATLVETGASTGVYRGSFAVSGLADNFRLVAASTVTPAASASLVVTYPKLSIVFPASGSIGVSVSTDITLQASEDLDPSTVSAANVTLRAGATPLPTVLAYATDSRRITIRPTAQLAYNTDHTVSVAGLRDTVGNPFVGTLSFGFRTQASTVPPSTILGLTVFSDPAYTAAITSGSAVLPGQELFVRVTAVDGSPTTFDATGIRLSSSLNPASITASLVETTQNSGVFQGSIAAPPEYGAVLTVESITDPTFLRQFRTPVPPQITGLFPASGTPNLAFDTIFRVQTSKPVDASTLVPGAIRLADSRGYLIASISLAASQTIAIEADLATFSDVLLEVTPSVRDTDGLSLSALAAGYSTLSPSYGPLNLYADAGFTQLLADGTVVDPGATVRVRLSGTDARTRSLESLSVAYSDTAATSAFTVTEVTGGDFRGSFAVPNSPGATLTVSLPIAPGLSRTLSIRQRFFVTQVSPADGAVAVPADSWPTWRFSQPLSPATPLTTANFQLLLMPGAVPVVGTINISSDRKAVEFIPTEFLNLLTDYRLVVKGTIADAFGQVLGSDYVTNFRSQPPPEPPSVVSSLRHYRDAAFATPWHGVIPGDALYLEVRAEDVSFSTIDSTRVRIDASDGSFIATEVVLLEETGPNTGIFRRVLPTAAGEGATVKIRSQADAAFQLSLPVFYRPRITGVSPASGSTGVWLDQTFILSFDKRLDPGCIASGGITVKTLAGAGVPFSAALDLTGNDLSIAPSLRWATGTAHIIGLRPPLCDTDGVPVTSDIAFTNRGTTGATFELYSGTGSRAGTAVSPLGEALPGPVAITASAADLLGYNPETRLVSISGATGAVSVVLSEIATAPGRFQGSGVIPFARGSRATATLELGPRPSIPFLVAELPTLSGVQPASGSRTAHEASVISASFSKAIDLPTAGQLALTVNGAPARALLVTPGASSRTLQWQPETIFLPGSLVEVVFPILQDLLGQSLQVPTYSFISAGTQGITIYTDAGFTTPLPGDIVNGPSFWIEVAASGAAVVPPDHRILEAFAQRTATTPYLLPLEPVDATSRRFRGRIDLEDARGISSITIPVVPGERVDLACGTLTSQSKYIYYRTSGDTQPVKISGMTAFSDPTFRQQIDGGELNQAVVYLEIEADDLNWVNADTTRVRIVSDSEPGGFEVSLVESAPHSGLFRAKITIRGDGGPGNPAMGLIAVRPGESLTMTSVTDPRVRLRLRYQPETRLNHLSVWPSPARGDVVTFHFWLTGSAGIEIKIYDMGGDEVKCLMEACQVGENRVTWRMPRHIANGAYIYVLEVYPDTDAPVRKRKFKGTFAVLR
- a CDS encoding carboxypeptidase-like regulatory domain-containing protein, which translates into the protein MKTTINKIVVMALMALIPLLAGCLGSGGFNPVADNSLSDQVNASLTAESDDLVSGQVLGARARPQTLGKSRWSYAEPPFVVVHKVKNGNGGPGSLKVRVLPAASADNIFITLDSMKVKPREGAPRGISIISDEIDLKNPTALAEILAGSQLPNGVYNYMEFRIKSGRVVVGGVSFPLKIPSNRVRFFGSFEIKDNFTTDVSIRFFNKLSLKVKQMGKQKVTEYLLNPIVKISSTLTQKVVAAPDGDVKGVVLDYVKKTPISGVAVSIEGTSFSGLTDANGVFSFVKVPNGTYNVKLSHADYLDKSSSVVVKGGEIADISCEMNPAVIRSSVGNTGWFSQFFPYADANGAYAEMALETPVAIDFVSLAFVKAEMVFDAEFRFGGGARMSAFVSSSQQVQVIKNLGGWWVGNNALLGSALGYFTATQPSTHYTVNVTDFVRANPSAAYFFAARNEAALDIRMQNVQLSIYYR